Proteins encoded together in one Thermomonospora curvata DSM 43183 window:
- a CDS encoding STAS domain-containing protein: MANTAEILRVKTHRVGLWTVLELTGELDLAGLPALRRRVDEACAAPGPPRLVIDMAAVTFMDSCGLGGLVRCWKRVGERQGRFILVGLRPQVARVLDITGMRRAFESYGSLEEFTRS; encoded by the coding sequence ATGGCGAACACGGCCGAGATCCTGCGGGTGAAGACGCACCGGGTCGGCTTGTGGACGGTGCTGGAACTGACCGGCGAACTGGATCTGGCCGGGCTCCCCGCCCTCCGGCGGCGGGTGGACGAGGCGTGCGCCGCGCCGGGCCCGCCCCGCCTGGTGATCGACATGGCCGCGGTGACCTTCATGGACTCCTGCGGGCTGGGCGGGCTGGTGCGCTGCTGGAAACGGGTCGGCGAACGCCAGGGCCGCTTCATCTTGGTCGGGCTGCGACCGCAGGTGGCCAGGGTGCTGGACATCACCGGGATGCGCCGTGCCTTCGAAAGCTACGGCAGCCTGGAGGAGTTCACCCGCTCCTGA